In Phaseolus vulgaris cultivar G19833 chromosome 10, P. vulgaris v2.0, whole genome shotgun sequence, a single genomic region encodes these proteins:
- the LOC137819141 gene encoding uncharacterized protein, translating into MKTENHHASRRLSPSLQPKMLKTAKPAAYFILLLLTYFLGYFSYHPSSSSVPLSPSSPPPPQLPEPVTGFPINTTELNPFRITTRCADPILPETIRRTLVDRLFNGTSPFENFPPPHAAEKLRRTKRVKGWGSTGAVFENLIRRVRPRTVVEVGTFLGASAIHMAELTRQLGLQTQIFCVDDFRGWAGFKERFTNIPMENGDVWLFYQFLQNVVTFNQTGSVLPVPFSSGSTLMLFCEWGVYADLVEIDAGHDFLSAWADINRGFRILRPGGVIFGHDYFTAADNRGVRRAVDLFAKVQNLKVYVDGQHWVIYSS; encoded by the coding sequence ATGAAAACTGAGAATCACCATGCCAGCAGAAGACTTTCACCTTCGTTACAACCTAAGATGCTCAAAACGGCAAAACCCGCCGCCTACTTTATCCTCCTTCTGCTAACCTACTTCTTAGGTTACTTTTCCTATCACCCTTCTTCCTCTTCAGTACCACTCTCACCttcatcaccaccaccaccgcAATTACCAGAACCTGTTACTGGTTTCCCTATTAACACCACCGAGCTGAACCCTTTCCGAATCACAACTCGCTGCGCCGATCCAATTCTGCCTGAGACCATCCGCCGGACTCTCGTTGACCGCCTCTTCAACGGCACCTCGCCGTTTGAGAACTTCCCGCCGCCGCACGCGGCGGAGAAACTGCGGAGGACGAAGAGGGTGAAAGGCTGGGGCTCCACCGGTGCCGTGTTCGAAAACCTTATCCGCCGCGTGCGGCCGCGGACCGTCGTTGAAGTGGGCACGTTCCTGGGTGCGTCGGCGATTCACATGGCCGAGTTGACTCGCCAACTCGGTCTCCAAACTCAGATCTTCTGCGTGGACGACTTTCGCGGCTGGGCTGGGTTCAAAGAGCGCTTCACGAACATTCCGATGGAAAACGGTGACGTTTGGCTCTTTTACCAGTTCCTTCAGAACGTGGTCACTTTTAACCAAACCGGGTCAGTTTTACCTGTTCCGTTTTCAAGCGGGTCGACCCTGATGTTGTTTTGCGAGTGGGGTGTGTACGCGGATTTAGTTGAAATCGATGCGGGTCACGATTTTTTATCCGCTTGGGCTGATATTAACCGGGGATTTCGGATCCTCCGACCCGGTGGAGTTATTTTCGGACACGATTATTTCACTGCTGCAGATAATAGAGGAGTTCGTAGAGCCGTTGATCTGTTTGCCAAAGTTCAGAATCTGAAGGTATATGTTGACGGTCAACATTGGGTCATTTATTCTTCATaa
- the LOC137818215 gene encoding GRF1-interacting factor 3-like, producing the protein MQQTPSMIPMIPSFPPTNITTEQIQKYLDENKKLILAILDNQNLGKLAECAQYQAQLQKNLMYLAAIADAQPQTPAMPPQMAPHPAMQPGFYMQHPQAAAAAMAQQQGMFPQKMPLQFGNPHQIQDQQQQLHQQAIQGQMGLRPGGINNGMHPMHSEAALGGGNSGGPPSATGPNDGRGGSKQDASEAGTAGGDGQGSSAAAHNSGDGESYLKGSEAAK; encoded by the exons ATGCAGCAGACACCGTCAATGATTCCTATGATACCTTCGTTCCCACCTACTAACATAACCACCGAGCAGATTCAAAAG TACCTTGATGAGAACAAGAAACTGATTCTGGCAATACTGGACAATCAAAATCTTGGAAAACTTGCGGAATGTGCCCA GTACCAAGCCCAGCTGCAAAAGAATTTGATGTATTTAGCTGCAATTGCTGATGCCCAGCCTCAAACTCCAGCCATGCCTCCACAG ATGGCGCCACACCCTGCCATGCAACCAGGATTCTATATGCAACATCCTcaggcagcagcagcagcaatgGCTCAGCAGCAAGGCATGTTCCCCCAGAAAATGCCCTTGCAATTTGGTAATCCACATCAAATTCAGGATCAACAGCAGCAGCTACACCAGCAGGCTATCCAAGGTCAAATGGGACTGAGACCGGGAGGGATAAATAATGGCATGCATCCAATGCACAGTGAGGCTGCTCTTGGAGGTGGCAACAGCGGTGGTCCACCTTCGGCTACTGGTCCAAATGATGGCCGTGGTGGAAGCAAGCAAGATGCTTCTGAGGCTGGGACAGCTGGTGGAGATGGGCAAGGCAGCTCTGCTGCTGCACACAACAGCGGAGATGGTGAATCTTATCTGAAGGGATCAGAAGCAGCCAAGTGA